The Hevea brasiliensis isolate MT/VB/25A 57/8 chromosome 1, ASM3005281v1, whole genome shotgun sequence genome has a window encoding:
- the LOC110665116 gene encoding phototropin-1 isoform X1: MEPTGNSSNKQSSLMPPLPRDSRGSLEVFNPSSTYSTRPTSLAFRSNPTWQTWVEQPNDNPKSDSSSLSSKSVRTQEITSWMALKDSTQLPLLSSPTQSQSDNDKKSTTTETTTKLFGEAGVAAKRAAEWGLVLKTDTETGKPQGVGVSTAGGDEPNNSKPGTSIRNSNNLVESSEDLPEDDGGKEFKGIPRVSEDIKDALSSFQQTFVVSDATKPDYPIMYASAGFFRMTGYTSKEVIGRNCRFLQGAGTDPEDVAKIREALRAGNSYCGRLLNYKKDGTPFWNLLTIAPIKDDSGKVLKYIGMLVEVSKYTEGSKDKTLRPNGLPESLIRYDARQKEMAASSVNELVQAVKGPRSLSESTNHPLMRKSEGGGEEERKGALGKRNSENLPSSSRRSSPGGTKSSMQHINELPEKKPRKSIRHSLMGCSISFLSTATPINRFMRKSTQSKAESLDDELVFNADDEEEGMSDDDTRLDSVDDKVRKKEMRKGIDLATTLERIEKNFVITDPRLPDNPIIFASDSFLELTEYSREEILGRNCRFLQGPETDPATVRKIREAIDNQTDVTVQLINYTKSGKKFWNLFHLQPMRDQKGEVQYFIGVQLDGSEHVEPRINCIAEETAQESEKLVKQTAENVDEAVRELPDANLKPEDLWANHSKAVLPKPHRKDNPSWKAIQKILDNGEQIGLKHFSPVKPLGSGDTGSVHLVELRGTGQFFAMKAMDKNVMLNRNKVHRACAEREILDKLDHPFLPALYASFQTKTHICLITDYCPGGELFMLLERQPTKALKEDAVRFYAAEVVVALEYLHCQGIIYRDLKPENVLLQSNGHVSLTDFDLSCLTSCKPQLLIPSINGKKKKHHKHQQQQAPVFMAEPMRASNSFVGTEEYIAPEIITGAGHTSAVDWWALGILLYEMLYGHTPFRGKTRQNTFANILHKDLKFPRSGQVSFNAKQLMYRLLHRDPKKRLGSHEGANEIKRHPFFKGVNWALVRCLNPPELDAPLFETEAEKEAELIDLELLDLQTNVF; the protein is encoded by the exons ATGGAACCAACTGGCAACTCATCCAACAAGCAGTCATCTTTAATGCCTCCCTTGCCTAGAGACTCTCGCGGATCACTTGAAGTATTCAATCCATCCTCCACCTATTCGACCCGACCCACAAGCCTAGCCTTCCGCTCCAACCCCACTTGGCAAACTTGGGTTGAACAACCTAATGATAACCCAAAATCCGATTCATCCAGTTTATCTTCCAAGTCGGTTCGAACCCAGGAAATCACCTCATGGATGGCTCTCAAAGACTCCACCCAACTACCATTATTGTCGTCACCAACACAATCACAATCTGATAATGACAAGAAATCAACAACTACTGAGACGACCACAAAATTATTTGGGGAAGCGGGTGTGGCAGCAAAAAGAGCGGCTGAGTGGGGCCTAGTGTTGAAAACCGACACTGAAACAGGCAAGCCGCAAGGGGTCGGGGTGAGTACTGCGGGTGGGGATGAACCGAATAACAGTAAACCGGGCACATCGATAAGAAACTCGAATAACTTGGTTGAGAGCTCCGAGGACTTACCAGAGGATGATGGAGGAAAAGAATTTAAAGGAATTCCAAGAGTATCTGAAGACATAAAAGATGCATTATCCTCCTTCCAACaaacatttgtggtatcagatgcTACGAAACCTGACTACCCAATAATGTATGCAAGTGCGGGCTTCTTTAGAATGACTGGATATACCTCTAAAGAAGTCATAGGCAGGAACTG TCGGTTTTTACAAGGTGCTGGTACGGACCCAGAAGACGTAGCTAAAATAAGAGAGGCCTTGCGGGCAGGGAATAGTTACTGTGGGAGACTGCTGAATtataagaaagatgggacaccatTTTGGAACCTTCTTACTATTGCTCCAATCAAGGATGATTCTGGGAAAGTTCTCAAATATATTGG AATGCTTGTGGAGGTTAGCAAGTATACAGAGGGGTCCAAGGATAAGACATTGCGTCCCAATGGATTGCCTGAATCTTTGATCCGATATGATG CACGTCAGAAGGAGATGGCTGCAAGTTCAGTAAATGAACTTGTTCAAGCAGTGAAGGGACCTCGTTCACTTAGTGAATCTACTAATCACCCCTTGATGAGGAAATCTGAAGGTGGtggagaagaggaaagaaaaggaGCTCTGGGAAAGCGAAACTCCGAGAATTTACCTTCTTCAAGTAGACGGAGTTCTCCTGGGGGCACTAAAAGCTCAATGCAGCATATAAATGAGTTGCCAGAGAAGAAACCAAGAAAATCTATCCGCCACTCTTTAATGGGGTGCAGCATCTCCTTTCTGAGTACTGCTACACCTATAAACAG GTTCATGAGGAAAAGCACACAATCCAAAGCTGAGAGCTTGGATGATGAACTTGTTTTCAATGCTGATGATGAAGAAGAGGGGATGAGTGATGATGATACAAGGCTTGATAGTGTTGATGACAAAGTAAGGAAGAAGGAAATGAGAAAGGGTATCGATCTCGCTACAACACTTGAACGTATAGAGAAAAACTTTGTCATTACTGATCCAAGGCTACCAGATAATCCCATT ATATTTGCCTCTGATAGCTTCTTAGAGCTGACAGAGTACAGCCGTGAAGAAATCTTGGGAAGAAATTGCAG ATTTTTGCAAGGGCCTGAAACTGATCCAGCTACTGTGAGGAAAATAAGAGAGGCAATTGATAACCAGACAGATGTTACTGTTCAGCTCATTAACTATACAAAGAGTG GCAAGAAGTTCTGGAACCTGTTCCATCTGCAACCTATGCGCGATCAAAAG GGAGAAGTACAGTATTTCATTGGAGTACAACTAGATGGCAGTGAGCACGTTGAGCCTCGCATCAACTGTATTGCAGAGGAAACTGCACAAGAGAGTGAAAAACTG GTGAAACAAACTGCAGAAAATGTTGATGAAGCAGTGAGAGAACTTCCAGATGCCAATTTG AAACCAGAAGATTTGTGGGCAAATCATTCAAAAGCTGTTCTTCCAAAGCCTCATAGGAAGGATAACCCCTCTTGGAAAGCAATTCAAAAG ATCCTAGACAATGGAGAACAAATAGGACTGAAACATTTTAGTCCAGTAAAGCCATTGGGATCTGGTGATACTGGCAG TGTGCATTTGGTAGAGTTGCGTGGAACtggtcagttttttgccatgaAAGCTATGGATAAGAATGTTATGCTCAACCGCAATAAG GTGCATAGAGCTTGTGCAGAAAGAGAAATTCTTGACAAGTTGGATCACCCTTTCCTTCCTGCATTATATGCTTCATTTCAG ACGAAAACACATATTTGTCTGATAACTGATTACTGCCCTGGTGGTGAGCTCTTCATGCTTTTGGAAAGACAACCAACAAAAGCACTTAAGGAAGATGCTGTGAG ATTTTATGCTGCAGAGGTAGTTGTTGCATTGGAGTACCTTCACTGTCAAG GGATAATTTACAGGGATTTAAAGCCTGAAAATGTTTTACTCCAGAGCAATGGACATGTGTCCTTGACAGATTTTGATCTATCATGTTTGACATCATGCAAACCACAG CTTTTGATTCCAAGTAtaaatggaaagaaaaagaagcacCATAAACATCAACAGCAGCAGGCTCCAGTGTTTATGGCTGAACCCATGAGAGCTTCAAATTCTTTTGTTGGCACTGAAGAGTATATAGCTCCG GAAATTATAACTGGGGCAGGCCATACTAGTGCAGTGGACTGGTGGGCTCTTG GTATCCTTCTATATGAAATGCTGTACGGACATACACCATTTAGGGGAAAGACAAGGCAAAACACATTTGCCAATATTCTTCACAAAGATCTTAAATTTCCAAGAAGTGGGCAG GTTAGTTTTAATGCAAAGCAGTTAATGTATCGGTTACTGCACAGAGATCCCAAGAAGAGATTAGGTTCACACGAAGGAGCAAATGAGATTAAGAGGCATCCATTCTTCAAGGGTGTTAATTGGGCATTAGTTCGCTGTCTG AATCCTCCTGAGCTTGATGCTCCTCTTTTTGAGACTGAAGCTGAAAAGGAAGCTGAACTCATTGATCTTGAACTCCTGGATCTACAAACCAATGTTTTCTAA
- the LOC110665116 gene encoding phototropin-1 isoform X3 gives MEPTGNSSNKQSSLMPPLPRDSRGSLEVFNPSSTYSTRPTSLAFRSNPTWQTWVEQPNDNPKSDSSSLSSKSVRTQEITSWMALKDSTQLPLLSSPTQSQSDNDKKSTTTETTTKLFGEAGVAAKRAAEWGLVLKTDTETGKPQGVGVSTAGGDEPNNSKPGTSIRNSNNLVESSEDLPEDDGGKEFKGIPRVSEDIKDALSSFQQTFVVSDATKPDYPIMYASAGFFRMTGYTSKEVIGRNCRFLQGAGTDPEDVAKIREALRAGNSYCGRLLNYKKDGTPFWNLLTIAPIKDDSGKVLKYIGMLVEVSKYTEGSKDKTLRPNGLPESLIRYDARQKEMAASSVNELVQAVKGPRSLSESTNHPLMRKSEGGGEEERKGALGKRNSENLPSSSRRSSPGGTKSSMQHINELPEKKPRKSIRHSLMGCSISFLSTATPINRFMRKSTQSKAESLDDELVFNADDEEEGMSDDDTRLDSVDDKVRKKEMRKGIDLATTLERIEKNFVITDPRLPDNPIIFASDSFLELTEYSREEILGRNCRFLQGPETDPATVRKIREAIDNQTDVTVQLINYTKSGKKFWNLFHLQPMRDQKGEVQYFIGVQLDGSEHVEPRINCIAEETAQESEKLVKQTAENVDEAVRELPDANLKPEDLWANHSKAVLPKPHRKDNPSWKAIQKILDNGEQIGLKHFSPVKPLGSGDTGSVHLVELRGTGQFFAMKAMDKNVMLNRNKVHRACAEREILDKLDHPFLPALYASFQTKTHICLITDYCPGGELFMLLERQPTKALKEDAVRFYAAEVVVALEYLHCQGIIYRDLKPENVLLQSNGHVSLTDFDLSCLTSCKPQLLIPSINGKKKKHHKHQQQQAPVFMAEPMRASNSFVGTEEYIAPEIITGAGHTSAVDWWALGILLYEMLYGHTPFRGKTRQNTFANILHKDLKFPRSGQIAVMSPRTAFGNLNIWSRLLNISHTK, from the exons ATGGAACCAACTGGCAACTCATCCAACAAGCAGTCATCTTTAATGCCTCCCTTGCCTAGAGACTCTCGCGGATCACTTGAAGTATTCAATCCATCCTCCACCTATTCGACCCGACCCACAAGCCTAGCCTTCCGCTCCAACCCCACTTGGCAAACTTGGGTTGAACAACCTAATGATAACCCAAAATCCGATTCATCCAGTTTATCTTCCAAGTCGGTTCGAACCCAGGAAATCACCTCATGGATGGCTCTCAAAGACTCCACCCAACTACCATTATTGTCGTCACCAACACAATCACAATCTGATAATGACAAGAAATCAACAACTACTGAGACGACCACAAAATTATTTGGGGAAGCGGGTGTGGCAGCAAAAAGAGCGGCTGAGTGGGGCCTAGTGTTGAAAACCGACACTGAAACAGGCAAGCCGCAAGGGGTCGGGGTGAGTACTGCGGGTGGGGATGAACCGAATAACAGTAAACCGGGCACATCGATAAGAAACTCGAATAACTTGGTTGAGAGCTCCGAGGACTTACCAGAGGATGATGGAGGAAAAGAATTTAAAGGAATTCCAAGAGTATCTGAAGACATAAAAGATGCATTATCCTCCTTCCAACaaacatttgtggtatcagatgcTACGAAACCTGACTACCCAATAATGTATGCAAGTGCGGGCTTCTTTAGAATGACTGGATATACCTCTAAAGAAGTCATAGGCAGGAACTG TCGGTTTTTACAAGGTGCTGGTACGGACCCAGAAGACGTAGCTAAAATAAGAGAGGCCTTGCGGGCAGGGAATAGTTACTGTGGGAGACTGCTGAATtataagaaagatgggacaccatTTTGGAACCTTCTTACTATTGCTCCAATCAAGGATGATTCTGGGAAAGTTCTCAAATATATTGG AATGCTTGTGGAGGTTAGCAAGTATACAGAGGGGTCCAAGGATAAGACATTGCGTCCCAATGGATTGCCTGAATCTTTGATCCGATATGATG CACGTCAGAAGGAGATGGCTGCAAGTTCAGTAAATGAACTTGTTCAAGCAGTGAAGGGACCTCGTTCACTTAGTGAATCTACTAATCACCCCTTGATGAGGAAATCTGAAGGTGGtggagaagaggaaagaaaaggaGCTCTGGGAAAGCGAAACTCCGAGAATTTACCTTCTTCAAGTAGACGGAGTTCTCCTGGGGGCACTAAAAGCTCAATGCAGCATATAAATGAGTTGCCAGAGAAGAAACCAAGAAAATCTATCCGCCACTCTTTAATGGGGTGCAGCATCTCCTTTCTGAGTACTGCTACACCTATAAACAG GTTCATGAGGAAAAGCACACAATCCAAAGCTGAGAGCTTGGATGATGAACTTGTTTTCAATGCTGATGATGAAGAAGAGGGGATGAGTGATGATGATACAAGGCTTGATAGTGTTGATGACAAAGTAAGGAAGAAGGAAATGAGAAAGGGTATCGATCTCGCTACAACACTTGAACGTATAGAGAAAAACTTTGTCATTACTGATCCAAGGCTACCAGATAATCCCATT ATATTTGCCTCTGATAGCTTCTTAGAGCTGACAGAGTACAGCCGTGAAGAAATCTTGGGAAGAAATTGCAG ATTTTTGCAAGGGCCTGAAACTGATCCAGCTACTGTGAGGAAAATAAGAGAGGCAATTGATAACCAGACAGATGTTACTGTTCAGCTCATTAACTATACAAAGAGTG GCAAGAAGTTCTGGAACCTGTTCCATCTGCAACCTATGCGCGATCAAAAG GGAGAAGTACAGTATTTCATTGGAGTACAACTAGATGGCAGTGAGCACGTTGAGCCTCGCATCAACTGTATTGCAGAGGAAACTGCACAAGAGAGTGAAAAACTG GTGAAACAAACTGCAGAAAATGTTGATGAAGCAGTGAGAGAACTTCCAGATGCCAATTTG AAACCAGAAGATTTGTGGGCAAATCATTCAAAAGCTGTTCTTCCAAAGCCTCATAGGAAGGATAACCCCTCTTGGAAAGCAATTCAAAAG ATCCTAGACAATGGAGAACAAATAGGACTGAAACATTTTAGTCCAGTAAAGCCATTGGGATCTGGTGATACTGGCAG TGTGCATTTGGTAGAGTTGCGTGGAACtggtcagttttttgccatgaAAGCTATGGATAAGAATGTTATGCTCAACCGCAATAAG GTGCATAGAGCTTGTGCAGAAAGAGAAATTCTTGACAAGTTGGATCACCCTTTCCTTCCTGCATTATATGCTTCATTTCAG ACGAAAACACATATTTGTCTGATAACTGATTACTGCCCTGGTGGTGAGCTCTTCATGCTTTTGGAAAGACAACCAACAAAAGCACTTAAGGAAGATGCTGTGAG ATTTTATGCTGCAGAGGTAGTTGTTGCATTGGAGTACCTTCACTGTCAAG GGATAATTTACAGGGATTTAAAGCCTGAAAATGTTTTACTCCAGAGCAATGGACATGTGTCCTTGACAGATTTTGATCTATCATGTTTGACATCATGCAAACCACAG CTTTTGATTCCAAGTAtaaatggaaagaaaaagaagcacCATAAACATCAACAGCAGCAGGCTCCAGTGTTTATGGCTGAACCCATGAGAGCTTCAAATTCTTTTGTTGGCACTGAAGAGTATATAGCTCCG GAAATTATAACTGGGGCAGGCCATACTAGTGCAGTGGACTGGTGGGCTCTTG GTATCCTTCTATATGAAATGCTGTACGGACATACACCATTTAGGGGAAAGACAAGGCAAAACACATTTGCCAATATTCTTCACAAAGATCTTAAATTTCCAAGAAGTGGGCAG ATTGCAGTCATGTCACCTCGGACTGCATTTGGAAACCTCAATATATGGTCCAGATTGCTTAACATTTCCCATACAAAGTGA
- the LOC110665116 gene encoding phototropin-1 isoform X2 produces MEPTGNSSNKQSSLMPPLPRDSRGSLEVFNPSSTYSTRPTSLAFRSNPTWQTWVEQPNDNPKSDSSSLSSKSVRTQEITSWMALKDSTQLPLLSSPTQSQSDNDKKSTTTETTTKLFGEAGVAAKRAAEWGLVLKTDTETGKPQGVGVSTAGGDEPNNSKPGTSIRNSNNLVESSEDLPEDDGGKEFKGIPRVSEDIKDALSSFQQTFVVSDATKPDYPIMYASAGFFRMTGYTSKEVIGRNCRFLQGAGTDPEDVAKIREALRAGNSYCGRLLNYKKDGTPFWNLLTIAPIKDDSGKVLKYIGMLVEVSKYTEGSKDKTLRPNGLPESLIRYDARQKEMAASSVNELVQAVKGPRSLSESTNHPLMRKSEGGGEEERKGALGKRNSENLPSSSRRSSPGGTKSSMQHINELPEKKPRKSIRHSLMGFMRKSTQSKAESLDDELVFNADDEEEGMSDDDTRLDSVDDKVRKKEMRKGIDLATTLERIEKNFVITDPRLPDNPIIFASDSFLELTEYSREEILGRNCRFLQGPETDPATVRKIREAIDNQTDVTVQLINYTKSGKKFWNLFHLQPMRDQKGEVQYFIGVQLDGSEHVEPRINCIAEETAQESEKLVKQTAENVDEAVRELPDANLKPEDLWANHSKAVLPKPHRKDNPSWKAIQKILDNGEQIGLKHFSPVKPLGSGDTGSVHLVELRGTGQFFAMKAMDKNVMLNRNKVHRACAEREILDKLDHPFLPALYASFQTKTHICLITDYCPGGELFMLLERQPTKALKEDAVRFYAAEVVVALEYLHCQGIIYRDLKPENVLLQSNGHVSLTDFDLSCLTSCKPQLLIPSINGKKKKHHKHQQQQAPVFMAEPMRASNSFVGTEEYIAPEIITGAGHTSAVDWWALGILLYEMLYGHTPFRGKTRQNTFANILHKDLKFPRSGQVSFNAKQLMYRLLHRDPKKRLGSHEGANEIKRHPFFKGVNWALVRCLNPPELDAPLFETEAEKEAELIDLELLDLQTNVF; encoded by the exons ATGGAACCAACTGGCAACTCATCCAACAAGCAGTCATCTTTAATGCCTCCCTTGCCTAGAGACTCTCGCGGATCACTTGAAGTATTCAATCCATCCTCCACCTATTCGACCCGACCCACAAGCCTAGCCTTCCGCTCCAACCCCACTTGGCAAACTTGGGTTGAACAACCTAATGATAACCCAAAATCCGATTCATCCAGTTTATCTTCCAAGTCGGTTCGAACCCAGGAAATCACCTCATGGATGGCTCTCAAAGACTCCACCCAACTACCATTATTGTCGTCACCAACACAATCACAATCTGATAATGACAAGAAATCAACAACTACTGAGACGACCACAAAATTATTTGGGGAAGCGGGTGTGGCAGCAAAAAGAGCGGCTGAGTGGGGCCTAGTGTTGAAAACCGACACTGAAACAGGCAAGCCGCAAGGGGTCGGGGTGAGTACTGCGGGTGGGGATGAACCGAATAACAGTAAACCGGGCACATCGATAAGAAACTCGAATAACTTGGTTGAGAGCTCCGAGGACTTACCAGAGGATGATGGAGGAAAAGAATTTAAAGGAATTCCAAGAGTATCTGAAGACATAAAAGATGCATTATCCTCCTTCCAACaaacatttgtggtatcagatgcTACGAAACCTGACTACCCAATAATGTATGCAAGTGCGGGCTTCTTTAGAATGACTGGATATACCTCTAAAGAAGTCATAGGCAGGAACTG TCGGTTTTTACAAGGTGCTGGTACGGACCCAGAAGACGTAGCTAAAATAAGAGAGGCCTTGCGGGCAGGGAATAGTTACTGTGGGAGACTGCTGAATtataagaaagatgggacaccatTTTGGAACCTTCTTACTATTGCTCCAATCAAGGATGATTCTGGGAAAGTTCTCAAATATATTGG AATGCTTGTGGAGGTTAGCAAGTATACAGAGGGGTCCAAGGATAAGACATTGCGTCCCAATGGATTGCCTGAATCTTTGATCCGATATGATG CACGTCAGAAGGAGATGGCTGCAAGTTCAGTAAATGAACTTGTTCAAGCAGTGAAGGGACCTCGTTCACTTAGTGAATCTACTAATCACCCCTTGATGAGGAAATCTGAAGGTGGtggagaagaggaaagaaaaggaGCTCTGGGAAAGCGAAACTCCGAGAATTTACCTTCTTCAAGTAGACGGAGTTCTCCTGGGGGCACTAAAAGCTCAATGCAGCATATAAATGAGTTGCCAGAGAAGAAACCAAGAAAATCTATCCGCCACTCTTTAATGGG GTTCATGAGGAAAAGCACACAATCCAAAGCTGAGAGCTTGGATGATGAACTTGTTTTCAATGCTGATGATGAAGAAGAGGGGATGAGTGATGATGATACAAGGCTTGATAGTGTTGATGACAAAGTAAGGAAGAAGGAAATGAGAAAGGGTATCGATCTCGCTACAACACTTGAACGTATAGAGAAAAACTTTGTCATTACTGATCCAAGGCTACCAGATAATCCCATT ATATTTGCCTCTGATAGCTTCTTAGAGCTGACAGAGTACAGCCGTGAAGAAATCTTGGGAAGAAATTGCAG ATTTTTGCAAGGGCCTGAAACTGATCCAGCTACTGTGAGGAAAATAAGAGAGGCAATTGATAACCAGACAGATGTTACTGTTCAGCTCATTAACTATACAAAGAGTG GCAAGAAGTTCTGGAACCTGTTCCATCTGCAACCTATGCGCGATCAAAAG GGAGAAGTACAGTATTTCATTGGAGTACAACTAGATGGCAGTGAGCACGTTGAGCCTCGCATCAACTGTATTGCAGAGGAAACTGCACAAGAGAGTGAAAAACTG GTGAAACAAACTGCAGAAAATGTTGATGAAGCAGTGAGAGAACTTCCAGATGCCAATTTG AAACCAGAAGATTTGTGGGCAAATCATTCAAAAGCTGTTCTTCCAAAGCCTCATAGGAAGGATAACCCCTCTTGGAAAGCAATTCAAAAG ATCCTAGACAATGGAGAACAAATAGGACTGAAACATTTTAGTCCAGTAAAGCCATTGGGATCTGGTGATACTGGCAG TGTGCATTTGGTAGAGTTGCGTGGAACtggtcagttttttgccatgaAAGCTATGGATAAGAATGTTATGCTCAACCGCAATAAG GTGCATAGAGCTTGTGCAGAAAGAGAAATTCTTGACAAGTTGGATCACCCTTTCCTTCCTGCATTATATGCTTCATTTCAG ACGAAAACACATATTTGTCTGATAACTGATTACTGCCCTGGTGGTGAGCTCTTCATGCTTTTGGAAAGACAACCAACAAAAGCACTTAAGGAAGATGCTGTGAG ATTTTATGCTGCAGAGGTAGTTGTTGCATTGGAGTACCTTCACTGTCAAG GGATAATTTACAGGGATTTAAAGCCTGAAAATGTTTTACTCCAGAGCAATGGACATGTGTCCTTGACAGATTTTGATCTATCATGTTTGACATCATGCAAACCACAG CTTTTGATTCCAAGTAtaaatggaaagaaaaagaagcacCATAAACATCAACAGCAGCAGGCTCCAGTGTTTATGGCTGAACCCATGAGAGCTTCAAATTCTTTTGTTGGCACTGAAGAGTATATAGCTCCG GAAATTATAACTGGGGCAGGCCATACTAGTGCAGTGGACTGGTGGGCTCTTG GTATCCTTCTATATGAAATGCTGTACGGACATACACCATTTAGGGGAAAGACAAGGCAAAACACATTTGCCAATATTCTTCACAAAGATCTTAAATTTCCAAGAAGTGGGCAG GTTAGTTTTAATGCAAAGCAGTTAATGTATCGGTTACTGCACAGAGATCCCAAGAAGAGATTAGGTTCACACGAAGGAGCAAATGAGATTAAGAGGCATCCATTCTTCAAGGGTGTTAATTGGGCATTAGTTCGCTGTCTG AATCCTCCTGAGCTTGATGCTCCTCTTTTTGAGACTGAAGCTGAAAAGGAAGCTGAACTCATTGATCTTGAACTCCTGGATCTACAAACCAATGTTTTCTAA